In Leishmania infantum JPCM5 genome chromosome 33, a genomic segment contains:
- a CDS encoding putative sterol C-24 reductase, protein MPTSKKSASRAASRSRSRSRKASRARSRTPSRARVLTPEEAYYAPVERKFTPEKDVWRGNWEFNGPLGVLGIMIVSHVIIYYFYVCIELFQGTIIYPGHPMLKGEKMQKVFFSFLAEHACPTAQTFCIFLGFLLLEYLLALVLPALYVKGLPLPSENGYRLTYKCNAVTAWYCLLIIVGLLHYYGVYPINELRRNYGHFLTVATIVADIIAVWVYIAGYKRRIRMTGNFIYDFFMGSGLNFRLPGNIDVKLFAECRNSWVLLMMLTLSCAAEQYNELGYLTGNMVFMISAHLLYVNAVEKGEECIITTWDIYYEKFGWMLAYWNTCGVPFLYCMQSMYIQTVLKKKEHPRWVLVLMACILLLAYYLWDAINSQKNHFRMRRSGVPMEIIRNNAFPQVPWCYIENPRTLKSATGELFVDGFYRYGRKLHYTVDLVMAFLWGSACGFESFIPFFYFFFFLGHLMDRERRDDHRCRAKYGKMWDEYVKLVPYKFIPYIY, encoded by the coding sequence ATGCCAACAAGTAAGAAGTccgccagccgcgctgcctctcgcagccgctctcgctcgcgTAAGGCCAGCCGCGCGCGCTCCAGAACTCCCAGTCGCGCCAGGGTCCTCACGCCTGAGGAAGCGTACTACGCCCCAGTGGAGCGCAAGTTCACCCCAGAGAAGGATGTGTGGCGTGGCAACTGGGAGTTCAACGGCCCCCTCGGTGTTTTGGGCATAATGATCGTGTCGCATGTGATCATATACTACTTCTACGTGTGCATCGAGTTGTTTCAGGGAACGATCATCTACCCCGGCCATCCCATGTTGAAGGGCGAGAAGATGCAGAAAGTgttcttctccttcctcgctGAGCACGCCTGcccgacggcgcagacgttCTGCATATTCCTTGGcttcctgctgctggagtACTTACTGGCCCTGGTGCTGCCCGCATTGTACGTTAAGGGGCTGCCGCTCCCCTCCGAGAACGGGTATCGACTGACCTACAAGTGCAACGCTGTCACCGCATGGTACTGCTTGCTTATCATCGTCGGCCTTCTCCACTACTACGGGGTGTACCCGATAAatgagctgcgccgcaacTACGGTCACTTCCTCACCGTAGCCACCATCGTCGCGGACATCATCGCCGTGTGGGTCTACATCGCTGGCTACAAGCGCCGCATCCGCATGACGGGCAACTTCATCTACGACTTCTTCATGGGCAGCGGCCTCAACTTCCGCCTTCCGGGCAACATCGACGTGAAGCTTTTTGCCGAGTGCCGAAACTCGTGGGTGCTGCTCATGATGCTCACTCtcagctgcgcggcggagCAGTACAACGAGCTGGGTTACCTCACCGGCAACATGGTCTTCATGATCAGCGCCCACCTACTCTATGTCAACGCTGTTGAGAAGGGCGAGGAGTGCATCATCACGACGTGGGACATCTACTACGAAAAGTTTGGCTGGATGCTGGCGTACTGGAACACGTGCGGCGTGCCGTTCCTCTACTGCATGCAGTCCATGTACATTCAGACGGTACTCAAGAAGAAGGAGCATCCGCGGTGGGTACTGGTGCTGATGGCGTGCATCCTGCTCCTGGCATACTACTTATGGGACGCGATCAACTCGCAGAAGAACCACTTCcgcatgcgccgcagcggcgtgccgATGGAGATCATCCGGAACAACGCCTTCCCGCAGGTGCCGTGGTGCTACATCGAGAATCCCCGAACGCTCAAGAGCGCCACTGGCGAGCTCTTCGTGGACGGCTTCTACCGCTACGGCCGCAAGCTACACTACACCGTGGATCTGGTGATGGCGTTCCTGTggggcagcgcgtgcggcttCGAATCCTTTATCCCCTTCTTCtactttttcttctttctcgGTCACCTAATGGACCGCGAGCGCCGCGACGACCACCGCTGTAGGGCCAAGTACGGCAAGATGTGGGACGAGTATGTGAAGCTGGTACCCTACAAGTTCATTCCGTACATCTACTAG